Proteins encoded together in one Anaerococcus murdochii window:
- a CDS encoding 5-bromo-4-chloroindolyl phosphate hydrolysis family protein, whose translation MKKKDKYSQKDNFNINFDFDDIDFESIGQTIKNSVNYAVSSFSKGYNKNLPAAKNPDICEQKPKEKSKSSLLKIGAIFVGMTLFAIGMDTIENWGLGAKMIGLLCLGGAVAAPVLMWKLSSHYKRLAINYSRYRRELGNSTIISIRDLASAVSQTEEETIKDLLYFMKQNYFKQARIVENDSIFILDIPTFKLYKENLGKIPSYEKEQIAQSDDFDSQNASDILSNCGSTLRDMEEIARKISSPSFKADLAPLFENIRDILNILDKYPEKAIALNKFNDFYMPTAAKLVESYSEFEQIDSNNPKILKSMMEIDGSIKTITEAFDKIKVDLISDRAMDIKTDIDTIRLVLKQEGLVEGDFKDHE comes from the coding sequence ATGAAGAAAAAAGATAAGTATAGTCAAAAAGATAACTTTAATATCAATTTTGACTTTGATGACATAGATTTTGAATCCATTGGACAAACAATAAAAAATTCTGTAAATTACGCTGTTTCAAGCTTTTCCAAGGGATATAATAAGAATTTACCAGCAGCAAAAAATCCTGATATTTGTGAACAAAAACCTAAAGAAAAATCCAAGTCAAGCCTCTTAAAAATCGGGGCAATCTTTGTAGGTATGACCCTTTTTGCCATAGGAATGGACACAATTGAAAATTGGGGCCTTGGAGCAAAAATGATCGGCCTCCTATGTCTAGGAGGTGCTGTAGCAGCGCCAGTCCTTATGTGGAAGCTATCAAGCCACTACAAAAGGCTCGCCATAAACTACTCTAGATACAGACGTGAGCTTGGAAATTCAACCATTATCTCAATTAGAGATTTGGCCAGCGCAGTTTCCCAAACTGAGGAAGAAACCATCAAGGACTTGCTATATTTTATGAAACAAAACTATTTCAAACAGGCAAGAATTGTTGAAAATGACTCGATTTTCATCCTTGACATTCCAACATTCAAGCTCTATAAGGAAAATCTAGGGAAAATTCCTTCCTACGAAAAAGAACAAATTGCACAATCGGATGACTTCGATTCCCAAAATGCTTCCGACATTCTATCAAATTGTGGTTCTACCCTAAGGGACATGGAAGAAATAGCTAGGAAAATTTCTTCACCTAGCTTTAAGGCGGACCTGGCCCCACTTTTTGAAAATATCAGGGACATCCTAAATATTTTGGACAAATACCCAGAAAAAGCCATCGCCCTTAATAAATTCAACGATTTTTACATGCCAACCGCAGCCAAACTCGTTGAGTCTTACTCGGAATTTGAGCAAATAGACTCAAATAATCCTAAAATATTAAAATCTATGATGGAAATAGATGGGTCAATTAAAACCATTACCGAGGCCTTTGACAAGATCAAAGTTGACCTTATCTCTGACAGGGCCATGGACATAAAGACTGATATTGACACCATTAGGCTTGTTTTAAAACAAGAAGGACTAGTAGAAGGAGATTTTAAAGACCATGAGTGA
- a CDS encoding insulinase family protein, which translates to MNKNYELIKSENFPAIGIEAFHYKHIKTGAKVVFAKKDDTNKTFAIGFKTPPTNSKGMAHIMEHSVLNGSKKYPTKDPFMAMDSSSLQTFLNAMTYPDKTVFPVSSENDKDFRNLVDVYTDAVFAPLVINKKQILDQEGWHYDIEGDQVVGVSGVVYNEMKGALSDPESIIDNDINSYLYKNSPYQYESGGDPRFIKDLTFEEFQKFYADHYHPSNAYIYFYGNIDDIDPYLTRLDEEYLSKYEAKSMDLAIEVKENFYEQPIESTYPASEEKPGQDYLTYAMLTHSALDVKETLTAAILVNALFNMDSSKIRNEIQEILSPEYFYARNAYGNRSALIIQAQKTDAAKVNDFVEIIESGLKRASQGINKEALKSAFSLFDFGQRENLNSVNSGLNYYLSMSFDADPFEVFRLVDYLKELKALIDTTYYEDFIKEFYLDNPTKLIHIARPSVDYNKNQDEDFKAYLDKVNEEMTPEKLSEIKEDLEKLKTYQDREDTEEEKATIPKLDIKDVPTKTREVPREVETDTFEYVYNDLSTAGLIYTDMYFNLNHLNLEDFKYAQIIGELLGSIDTKTMKYTEIDDLIWQKLGSLNFSIMNFKKGAEEIDRTFKVSFKTLPTYTKQAADIVKDFTKNSLFANQARILELLRIRKAVFESKMYDIGHMIAINRANAHIDKHAYLQENLTGIAYYDFIKENIALAENDFGKLQERLENVYKRIFTKDLSINITSEKDGYDLMKGGINEAFADLGRREADVEIEFEARAKKEAIATDANVNYVAKSANFYDFEGGYDGKFLLAGSIMSNPYLYSLIRAQGGAYGAGMFVSRSMLLATYSYRDPNISSTIDSFNKIGQIAKDLEMTDRDFENQKISSMGTILRPRNPKQMGDADYAYFRIPSSKKEDDILAEIKAASLDDIKALSDSFDKAMDLDNLVVFGARSDIEKNKDLFDEIKDLK; encoded by the coding sequence ATGAACAAAAATTACGAATTAATTAAAAGTGAAAATTTCCCTGCTATAGGCATTGAGGCTTTCCATTATAAGCATATAAAGACCGGCGCCAAGGTCGTTTTTGCCAAAAAAGATGACACCAACAAGACCTTTGCCATTGGTTTTAAAACCCCACCAACAAATTCTAAGGGCATGGCCCACATTATGGAGCATTCTGTCCTTAATGGTTCAAAAAAATATCCGACCAAGGACCCTTTCATGGCCATGGATTCTTCATCTTTGCAAACTTTTTTGAATGCCATGACCTATCCAGACAAGACAGTTTTTCCTGTTTCAAGTGAAAATGACAAGGATTTTAGAAACCTAGTTGACGTCTATACTGACGCAGTTTTTGCGCCCCTTGTTATTAATAAAAAGCAAATCTTAGACCAAGAAGGTTGGCATTACGACATCGAAGGCGACCAAGTTGTTGGGGTTTCAGGCGTGGTTTATAACGAGATGAAAGGTGCCCTATCAGATCCAGAATCTATCATAGATAATGATATAAATTCCTATCTCTACAAAAATTCCCCTTACCAGTACGAATCTGGCGGTGATCCTCGTTTTATCAAGGATTTGACCTTTGAAGAATTCCAAAAATTCTACGCTGACCACTACCACCCATCAAACGCCTATATTTATTTTTATGGCAATATAGATGACATAGATCCATATTTGACAAGGCTTGACGAGGAATATTTATCAAAATATGAGGCTAAATCCATGGACCTTGCCATAGAAGTTAAGGAAAATTTCTATGAACAACCAATAGAGTCCACCTATCCAGCAAGTGAGGAAAAGCCTGGCCAAGATTATTTGACCTACGCCATGTTGACCCACTCTGCCCTTGATGTCAAGGAAACTCTAACTGCGGCCATTCTTGTAAATGCCCTTTTCAATATGGATTCATCAAAGATTAGGAATGAGATTCAAGAAATCTTATCTCCAGAATATTTTTACGCAAGAAACGCTTATGGCAACAGGTCAGCCCTTATTATCCAAGCCCAAAAAACTGATGCTGCCAAGGTCAATGACTTTGTGGAAATAATTGAAAGTGGACTAAAAAGAGCTAGCCAGGGAATTAACAAGGAAGCCCTCAAATCAGCCTTTTCCCTCTTTGACTTTGGCCAAAGGGAAAACCTAAATTCTGTAAATTCCGGCCTAAATTACTACCTATCCATGTCCTTTGACGCCGATCCTTTCGAAGTCTTTAGGCTGGTTGACTATTTAAAAGAACTTAAGGCTCTAATCGACACAACTTATTACGAGGACTTTATCAAGGAATTTTACCTAGATAATCCTACTAAGCTCATTCATATTGCAAGGCCTTCGGTCGATTATAACAAAAATCAAGATGAAGATTTCAAGGCTTACCTAGATAAGGTCAATGAAGAAATGACTCCAGAAAAGCTTAGCGAAATTAAGGAAGATTTGGAAAAGCTCAAGACCTACCAGGACCGCGAGGATACAGAGGAAGAAAAGGCGACCATTCCAAAACTCGACATAAAAGACGTACCTACAAAAACTAGAGAGGTCCCAAGAGAGGTTGAAACCGATACTTTTGAATATGTCTATAACGACCTTTCCACAGCTGGATTAATCTACACAGATATGTATTTTAACCTAAACCACCTAAATCTTGAGGACTTCAAATATGCCCAAATCATAGGCGAACTTTTAGGATCAATTGACACCAAAACTATGAAATATACAGAAATCGACGACCTCATTTGGCAAAAACTTGGGTCTTTGAATTTCTCAATCATGAATTTCAAAAAAGGTGCAGAAGAGATTGACAGGACCTTCAAGGTTTCTTTCAAGACCCTGCCTACCTACACAAAACAAGCCGCTGACATCGTAAAAGATTTCACAAAAAATTCCCTTTTTGCAAACCAGGCTAGGATTCTTGAACTTTTGAGGATTAGAAAGGCTGTTTTTGAGTCAAAAATGTACGACATTGGCCATATGATAGCCATAAACAGGGCCAACGCCCACATCGATAAGCACGCCTACCTCCAGGAAAACTTGACAGGAATCGCCTATTACGACTTTATCAAGGAAAACATAGCTTTAGCAGAAAATGACTTTGGCAAACTTCAAGAGAGGCTGGAAAATGTTTATAAGAGGATATTTACAAAAGACCTTTCTATAAATATTACAAGCGAAAAAGACGGCTATGACCTTATGAAAGGCGGAATAAATGAGGCTTTTGCAGACCTTGGCAGGAGAGAAGCAGATGTCGAAATCGAATTTGAAGCTAGGGCCAAAAAAGAAGCTATAGCAACCGACGCAAATGTCAACTACGTCGCAAAATCAGCTAATTTCTATGATTTTGAAGGTGGCTATGACGGCAAATTCCTTCTTGCAGGATCAATCATGTCAAACCCATACCTCTACTCCCTAATCAGGGCCCAGGGCGGTGCCTACGGTGCAGGCATGTTTGTTTCAAGGTCCATGCTTCTTGCGACCTATTCCTACAGGGACCCAAATATTTCTTCAACTATTGACTCTTTCAACAAGATTGGTCAAATAGCCAAAGACCTTGAAATGACCGATAGGGATTTTGAAAACCAAAAAATTTCCTCTATGGGTACCATTTTAAGGCCTAGAAATCCAAAACAAATGGGCGATGCCGACTACGCCTACTTTAGGATTCCTTCTTCAAAAAAAGAAGACGACATCCTAGCTGAAATCAAGGCCGCAAGTCTTGATGATATCAAGGCTTTAAGCGATTCTTTTGACAAGGCCATGGACCTTGATAACCTGGTTGTGTTTGGGGCAAGGTCTGATATTGAAAAGAATAAGGACCTCTTTGACGAAATTAAGGACCTAAAATAA
- a CDS encoding glycyl radical protein, which translates to MTQSTYGSNYFGALTPRMQELRDELLDKTPEICVERAKIVTKSYKENQNKPLHIKRALMLKDILENMSIYIEDCGLIAGNQASSNRAAPIFPEYAMGWVIDELDDLEKRDGDVFTITEENKEKLRAIYPYWENNTIYDKGKPYMPDQAQKYADLGIISFLGKVTSGDGHFAADYTNMLKVGLKDYKKRAEEKLRNLDLSDYKNIKKTYFYKACIIVIDAVRDFALRYAVLAEEKARETTDAKRKEELLEIGQMLRRVPFEPAKTFKEAVQAIWLGHLILQIESNGHSVSYGRVDQYLDPFLRQDLACGRITEDQASEVLVNLWLKTYTINKVRPWGHTVFSAGSPLYQNVTIGGQTKDKKDATNKTSWLILKTIAQCHLPQPNLTVRYHKNLPDDFMKECLEVIRCGFGMPAFNSDEVIIPSFIEKGVKEEDAYNYCAVGCVETAVPGKWGYRCTGMSFLNFTKGILIAMNGGKDPATGTLLIENVKEFKDLDNFEDFMESWDKTIREMARQTVVVDSVCDTIQEENTADILASVLTDDCIERGLTMKEGGAVYDFISGLQVGIANTADSLAAIKKTVFEDKTVGKEELWDALMDNFESPRGKEIRELLIASPKYGNDDDYVDMLGTRAYNSYIDEIKKAKNTRYGRGPIGGCYYAGTSSISANVPQGAGTLATPDGRKKGEALAEGCSPSHGSDLNGPTAVLKSVAKLPTRDITGGVLLNQKVTPTMIDKPGNKDKLISLTRAFFDGLEGYHIQYNVVDRATLIDAQIHPEKHKNLIVRVAGYSAFFNVLSKDTQDDIIARTEQSL; encoded by the coding sequence ATGACTCAGTCAACATACGGAAGTAATTATTTTGGAGCTTTAACTCCAAGGATGCAAGAATTAAGGGATGAGCTTTTAGACAAGACCCCAGAAATTTGTGTAGAAAGAGCGAAAATTGTAACAAAATCTTATAAGGAAAACCAAAACAAACCTCTTCACATCAAAAGAGCCTTGATGCTTAAGGATATTTTAGAAAATATGTCAATCTATATCGAAGATTGCGGCTTAATTGCAGGTAACCAAGCTTCTTCAAATAGGGCTGCGCCAATTTTTCCAGAATATGCAATGGGATGGGTAATTGACGAGCTAGACGACCTTGAAAAACGTGACGGAGACGTCTTTACAATTACCGAAGAAAATAAGGAAAAATTAAGGGCCATATATCCTTATTGGGAAAATAACACCATTTACGATAAGGGTAAGCCATATATGCCTGACCAGGCACAAAAATATGCGGACCTTGGCATAATTTCATTTTTAGGAAAGGTAACCAGTGGTGACGGCCATTTTGCGGCTGACTACACCAACATGTTAAAAGTTGGCCTAAAGGACTATAAGAAAAGGGCAGAGGAAAAATTAAGAAATCTTGACCTTTCAGATTATAAAAACATCAAAAAAACCTACTTCTACAAGGCTTGTATCATAGTAATTGACGCAGTTAGGGACTTTGCCCTCAGGTATGCAGTCCTTGCGGAAGAAAAGGCAAGAGAAACTACAGATGCCAAAAGAAAAGAAGAACTACTTGAAATTGGCCAGATGTTAAGAAGGGTTCCTTTTGAACCAGCTAAGACCTTCAAAGAAGCAGTTCAAGCCATTTGGTTAGGTCACCTTATCTTACAAATCGAATCCAATGGTCACTCAGTTTCTTATGGTAGAGTTGACCAATACCTTGATCCTTTCCTAAGGCAAGATTTAGCTTGCGGTAGGATTACAGAGGATCAGGCGAGCGAAGTCCTAGTCAATCTTTGGTTAAAAACCTATACTATAAATAAGGTAAGACCTTGGGGCCATACAGTGTTTTCTGCAGGAAGCCCACTTTACCAAAACGTGACCATAGGCGGTCAAACTAAGGATAAAAAAGATGCCACAAATAAGACATCTTGGCTAATCCTTAAGACAATCGCCCAATGCCATCTCCCACAACCTAACCTCACAGTTAGATACCACAAAAATCTACCAGACGACTTCATGAAGGAATGTTTAGAAGTAATCAGATGTGGTTTTGGTATGCCAGCCTTTAACTCAGATGAGGTAATCATCCCATCTTTTATAGAAAAGGGTGTAAAAGAAGAAGACGCCTACAACTATTGTGCGGTAGGTTGTGTAGAAACAGCTGTTCCAGGCAAGTGGGGCTATAGATGTACCGGTATGAGCTTCTTAAACTTTACCAAGGGAATCCTAATAGCCATGAACGGCGGCAAGGACCCAGCTACAGGTACTTTATTAATAGAAAATGTCAAAGAATTTAAAGATTTGGATAATTTTGAAGACTTTATGGAATCTTGGGATAAGACCATTAGGGAAATGGCTAGGCAAACAGTAGTAGTAGACTCAGTTTGCGATACAATCCAAGAAGAAAACACAGCCGACATCTTGGCAAGCGTATTAACAGACGATTGTATAGAAAGAGGACTCACCATGAAGGAAGGTGGAGCAGTTTATGACTTTATCTCAGGTCTTCAGGTAGGAATTGCAAATACAGCCGACTCACTAGCAGCCATCAAGAAAACCGTTTTTGAAGATAAGACAGTAGGCAAGGAAGAACTCTGGGATGCCCTAATGGATAATTTTGAAAGTCCAAGAGGCAAGGAAATCAGAGAGCTTTTAATAGCCTCTCCAAAATATGGCAATGACGATGATTACGTTGATATGCTAGGAACAAGGGCCTACAATTCCTATATTGATGAGATTAAAAAGGCTAAAAATACAAGATACGGCAGGGGACCAATCGGTGGTTGCTACTATGCTGGCACCTCTTCAATTTCAGCCAACGTCCCACAAGGTGCAGGCACACTCGCCACACCAGACGGTAGAAAAAAGGGCGAAGCCCTAGCAGAAGGATGTTCACCAAGCCATGGATCAGACTTAAATGGCCCAACAGCAGTATTAAAATCAGTAGCCAAACTCCCAACCAGGGATATCACAGGTGGAGTTTTATTAAACCAAAAAGTAACTCCAACCATGATAGATAAGCCAGGCAACAAGGATAAACTAATAAGCCTAACTAGAGCCTTCTTCGACGGTCTTGAAGGCTACCACATCCAATATAACGTAGTAGACAGGGCAACACTAATAGACGCTCAAATCCACCCAGAAAAACACAAAAATCTAATTGTAAGGGTAGCAGGATATTCAGCCTTCTTCAACGTCTTATCAAAAGATACCCAGGATGATATAATAGCAAGGACTGAACAAAGTCTTTAA
- a CDS encoding transaldolase family protein, translated as MKLLIDYADLDSIKELIALFPIDGVTTNPTILAKAGENPKDRLVKIRELIGPDMDLHCQVVASKKEEMVDQARKLVALLGENTYIKVPSSGEGFKAMEELTKEGIKITATGIYTPLQAFLAAKAGAKYLAPYVNRIDNLGYDGLGVTRKIQNILEANDFDAQILAASFKNSNQVLDLVERGVGALTLGPDVFKGLVNDKNVDFAIKTFEEDFESILEEGQTFSDIL; from the coding sequence ATGAAACTACTAATCGACTACGCAGACCTAGATTCTATCAAGGAATTGATAGCCTTATTCCCAATTGACGGGGTTACAACAAACCCTACTATCCTCGCTAAGGCAGGGGAAAATCCTAAAGATAGACTTGTTAAAATTAGAGAATTAATCGGCCCAGATATGGACCTACATTGCCAAGTTGTGGCATCAAAAAAAGAAGAAATGGTGGACCAAGCAAGAAAACTTGTAGCCTTACTTGGGGAAAATACCTATATAAAAGTTCCATCTTCTGGAGAAGGCTTCAAGGCCATGGAGGAACTCACCAAGGAAGGGATAAAGATAACAGCCACAGGCATCTACACCCCTCTCCAAGCCTTCTTAGCCGCCAAGGCAGGAGCTAAATACCTAGCTCCTTATGTAAATAGGATTGATAACCTAGGCTATGACGGCCTTGGTGTGACAAGAAAGATTCAAAACATCCTAGAAGCTAACGATTTTGACGCACAAATCCTAGCCGCATCCTTTAAAAATTCTAACCAGGTCCTTGACCTTGTGGAAAGAGGAGTAGGTGCCCTAACTTTAGGCCCAGATGTCTTTAAGGGTCTGGTAAATGACAAAAACGTTGATTTTGCAATCAAAACCTTCGAAGAAGACTTTGAAAGTATTTTAGAAGAAGGCCAAACCTTCTCAGATATACTATAA
- a CDS encoding DeoR/GlpR family DNA-binding transcription regulator, whose protein sequence is MNKSQRQAKLVEEINKRKKVSVNDLSDIFEVSAVTIRKDLTELDEAGLIVRTHNYAELADDDSISRKLSFHFMEKTQIADKACELVADNETVMIESGSCCAIFAKKLAETKKNITIITNSVFIADYISETGAQIIVLGGIYQTKSQVLVGPVLAESVKHYKVDKLFIGADGYSCEWGFSNKDPFRGEAVRHMASRAKQVVVLTESHKFELEGNLGLGVAVNKVVTDKNIKKKTKDRLKNSGIKLILS, encoded by the coding sequence ATGAATAAAAGTCAAAGGCAGGCTAAGCTTGTCGAAGAAATTAATAAAAGAAAAAAAGTTTCTGTAAACGACCTTTCTGACATCTTTGAGGTGTCTGCAGTTACTATAAGGAAGGATTTGACTGAGCTTGATGAGGCTGGCCTTATAGTTAGGACCCACAATTATGCAGAGTTGGCTGATGACGATTCAATTTCTAGAAAATTATCTTTTCACTTTATGGAGAAGACCCAAATAGCTGACAAGGCTTGTGAGCTTGTGGCAGATAACGAAACGGTTATGATTGAGTCTGGGTCTTGTTGTGCGATTTTCGCAAAAAAACTCGCTGAGACTAAGAAAAATATTACTATAATAACAAATTCTGTATTCATTGCTGATTATATAAGTGAAACTGGGGCTCAAATTATTGTCCTGGGTGGTATCTACCAAACTAAAAGCCAGGTTTTGGTGGGACCTGTCCTTGCTGAGTCGGTTAAACATTACAAGGTTGATAAGCTTTTTATAGGTGCAGATGGTTATTCCTGCGAATGGGGTTTTTCAAATAAGGATCCTTTCAGGGGTGAGGCTGTTAGACATATGGCTTCAAGGGCCAAACAAGTTGTCGTCCTTACAGAAAGCCATAAGTTTGAATTGGAGGGCAACCTAGGTCTCGGAGTTGCCGTTAATAAGGTTGTAACTGATAAAAATATCAAGAAAAAAACTAAGGACCGCTTGAAGAATTCTGGCATCAAACTAATCTTATCATAA
- a CDS encoding PTS sugar transporter subunit IIB, which translates to MIGIILASHGDFAKGIKESSEMIFGSQENLETVMLKPSMGPEEYRNNLKKAMDKVGSGDILFLADLWGGTPFNQCMTLYEEDKDRIAVVAGVNLPMLIQALSERMTSESAHDLAKIIIDTAREGAKGVPEFVNPPDKATLLKELEENTIGCQIPTGTVLGDGRIDIVLARVDTRLLHGQVATNWTKFVNPDRIIVVCDKVCKDELRSRMIKEAAPPGVKAHVIPLKKMIQVQDDPRFGSTKALLLFEEPQSVLKFMELGGRLDKVNLGSMAHSKGKVVATNAIALDKDDVETLEKIKDMGVEFDIRKVPADSPESFDRMIEKAKRELKIS; encoded by the coding sequence ATGATAGGAATTATTTTAGCTAGTCATGGTGACTTTGCTAAAGGTATAAAAGAATCATCTGAGATGATTTTTGGCAGTCAAGAGAATTTAGAGACTGTAATGTTAAAACCTTCCATGGGGCCAGAAGAATATAGGAATAATCTAAAAAAGGCCATGGATAAGGTCGGAAGTGGTGATATTTTATTTTTGGCAGACCTCTGGGGAGGAACACCTTTTAACCAATGCATGACCCTCTATGAGGAAGATAAGGATAGGATAGCTGTGGTTGCAGGTGTGAATTTACCTATGCTTATCCAAGCCCTATCTGAGAGGATGACATCAGAATCCGCCCACGACCTTGCCAAGATAATAATTGATACTGCTAGGGAAGGAGCTAAGGGTGTTCCTGAATTTGTGAATCCACCAGATAAGGCCACCTTGCTTAAGGAACTTGAGGAAAATACTATCGGTTGCCAAATACCAACAGGTACTGTTTTGGGAGATGGCAGGATAGATATTGTTTTGGCTAGGGTTGATACAAGATTGCTTCATGGGCAAGTTGCTACAAATTGGACTAAGTTTGTAAATCCAGACAGAATTATAGTTGTTTGTGATAAGGTTTGCAAGGATGAATTAAGAAGCAGAATGATTAAGGAAGCTGCACCTCCAGGGGTCAAGGCCCATGTCATACCTCTCAAGAAAATGATTCAGGTTCAGGATGATCCAAGATTTGGTTCAACTAAGGCTCTATTGTTGTTTGAAGAGCCTCAATCTGTTTTGAAGTTTATGGAATTAGGTGGCAGGCTAGATAAGGTTAACCTTGGTTCTATGGCTCATTCTAAGGGTAAGGTTGTTGCAACAAATGCCATAGCCCTTGACAAGGATGATGTAGAAACACTTGAAAAGATTAAGGATATGGGTGTTGAATTTGATATTAGAAAAGTTCCAGCTGACAGTCCTGAATCTTTTGATAGAATGATTGAAAAAGCTAAAAGAGAATTGAAAATTTCTTAG
- a CDS encoding PTS mannose/fructose/sorbose transporter subunit IIC — translation MSIINIVLIAVVAFLAGCGGIVDEFQFHQPLVACTLIGIFTGHAKEGIILGGSLQLIALGWANIGAAVAPDAGLASVASSIIMVLALKGGSADAETAINTAITLAIPLSIAGLFLSMIVRTLSIIIIHGMDAAAEVADFRKIDRLTYTALFLQGIRIMIPAIILCFIPAKVVTDALNAMPDWLTGGMAVGGGMVASVGYAMVINIMSSKETWPFFVIGFVLAALPQLTLIGLGALGSMLAVIYMTLKQLATSNKAAVSGSGDALGDILDDFEGLI, via the coding sequence ATGAGTATTATTAATATTGTATTAATCGCCGTTGTGGCATTTTTAGCGGGTTGTGGCGGTATAGTTGACGAGTTTCAATTTCACCAACCCTTGGTAGCATGTACCCTCATTGGTATTTTCACAGGTCATGCAAAAGAGGGAATAATTCTTGGTGGTTCTTTACAGCTGATAGCTCTTGGTTGGGCTAATATTGGTGCTGCAGTGGCGCCTGATGCTGGTCTTGCCTCAGTTGCATCATCTATCATTATGGTCTTGGCACTAAAAGGTGGCAGTGCCGATGCAGAAACAGCAATAAACACAGCCATAACATTGGCTATTCCACTTTCCATTGCAGGTTTGTTCTTGTCTATGATAGTTAGGACCTTGTCTATAATTATCATCCACGGCATGGATGCGGCTGCAGAAGTTGCAGATTTTAGAAAGATAGACAGGCTTACCTACACTGCTTTATTCTTGCAAGGTATCAGGATTATGATTCCTGCCATTATCCTTTGCTTTATTCCAGCTAAGGTAGTTACAGATGCTCTTAACGCTATGCCTGACTGGTTAACAGGAGGTATGGCTGTTGGTGGTGGTATGGTTGCTTCTGTTGGTTATGCCATGGTTATAAATATAATGAGCAGTAAGGAAACATGGCCTTTCTTCGTTATTGGTTTTGTATTAGCGGCTTTGCCACAACTAACTTTGATTGGTTTGGGAGCCTTAGGTTCAATGCTTGCTGTTATTTATATGACATTAAAACAGCTTGCTACAAGCAATAAGGCTGCTGTTTCAGGTTCGGGTGATGCATTAGGTGATATTTTAGATGATTTCGAGGGGTTAATATGA
- a CDS encoding PTS system mannose/fructose/sorbose family transporter subunit IID, with protein sequence MTENINNNENKVVISKEVRKKVWWRHQFLQGVMNYERMQNGGWAYSISPALEEIYTEKEDQSQALKRHLEFYNTHPYVSNSVMGVTLAMEEERANGADIDDGAINGVKIGLMGPLAGVGDPVFWFTIRPILGALGASLALTGNIVGPLIFFLIWNAMRLIFEWKSQEFGYRTGNEIIKDLSGGLLGRVTLMASILGMFIIGALVQRWVSINFTINVSSVTQQPGTYIDWAALPAGAEGIKMAISKALEIGPTALDSVKVTTLQQNLDSLIPGLSALLLTLGICKLLKKNISPIVIILSLFVVGILARVFHIM encoded by the coding sequence ATGACAGAAAATATAAATAACAATGAAAACAAGGTAGTTATTAGTAAGGAAGTAAGGAAAAAAGTTTGGTGGCGTCACCAATTTTTGCAAGGGGTTATGAACTATGAGAGAATGCAAAATGGTGGCTGGGCCTATTCGATTTCTCCTGCCCTAGAAGAAATTTATACTGAAAAAGAAGATCAGAGTCAAGCCCTTAAAAGACACTTAGAGTTTTACAATACCCACCCTTATGTTTCAAATTCTGTAATGGGAGTTACCCTCGCCATGGAAGAGGAAAGGGCAAACGGAGCGGATATTGATGATGGGGCAATAAATGGTGTTAAAATCGGTCTTATGGGACCACTTGCAGGTGTAGGTGACCCAGTATTCTGGTTTACAATAAGACCTATACTTGGAGCTCTTGGAGCTTCCTTAGCTCTAACAGGTAATATCGTAGGTCCATTAATATTTTTCCTAATCTGGAATGCTATGAGATTGATATTTGAATGGAAGAGCCAAGAATTTGGTTATAGGACAGGAAATGAAATAATAAAAGACTTATCTGGTGGACTTTTAGGTAGGGTAACTCTTATGGCATCCATCCTTGGTATGTTCATAATCGGAGCCCTAGTTCAAAGATGGGTATCAATTAACTTTACAATAAATGTATCATCAGTTACACAACAACCAGGAACCTATATAGATTGGGCAGCCCTACCAGCAGGAGCTGAAGGAATTAAAATGGCAATATCCAAAGCTTTAGAGATTGGACCAACAGCCTTAGACTCTGTTAAGGTGACAACCCTTCAACAAAACCTAGATTCCTTAATTCCAGGTCTATCTGCCTTGCTATTAACTTTAGGTATATGCAAACTTTTAAAGAAGAATATATCTCCTATAGTAATTATATTATCCCTATTTGTTGTAGGAATACTAGCAAGAGTTTTCCATATAATGTAG